Proteins from one Dromiciops gliroides isolate mDroGli1 chromosome 6, mDroGli1.pri, whole genome shotgun sequence genomic window:
- the LOC122731398 gene encoding olfactory receptor 508-like, giving the protein MSGNNCTDVTEFIILGLTDDPTLHVIFFLIFLGVYAVTLVGNLSIIILIRNSSQLHTPMYLFLSHLAFVDIGYSSSVTPLMLINFLTEETSISLGGCVAQFCFAATFGSAECFLLAVMAYDRYVAICSPLLYSTNMSTRVCTLLVTTSYLGGCVNSWISTGFLLNLSFCGSNKINHFFCDYSPLLKLSNNQDDLAEILPAASAGSVIVITVFIIIISYVYILFSVLKIKSTEGRSKALSTCTSHLTAVTLFYGTSTFIYVMPKSSYSTDQNKVVSVFYPVMIPMLNPLIYSLRNNEVKGALRKLMNRKHRFS; this is encoded by the coding sequence ATGTCTGGCAATAACTGCACTGATGTGACtgaatttattattttggggTTAACAGATGATCCAACCCTTCATGTCATCTTCTTTCTGATATTTTTAGGTGTCTATGCTGTCACATTAGTTGGTAACCTTAGCATAATCATCTTGATCAGAAATAGCTCCCAGCTTCACACTCCAATGTATCTTTTCCTCAGCCACTTGGCTTTTGTGGATATTGGATATTCCTCATCTGTCACACCTCTCATGCTCATCAACTTCCTTACTGAAGAGACTTCAATCTCTCTGGGAGGCTGTGTGGCCCAATTTTGTTTTGCAGCCACCTTTGGGTCAGCAGAGTGCTTCCTGCTGGCTGTGATGGCCTATGATCGGTATGTGGCCATCTGTAGCCCCCTACTCTACTCCACCAACATGTCTACTAGGGTCTGCACCCTGTTAGTCACCACATCCTACCTAGGTGGTTGTGTAAATTCTTGGATCTCTACTGGTTTCTTATTGAATCTGTCCTTCTGTGGATCCAATAAGATCAATCACTTTTTCTGTGATTACTCACCACTTTTGAAACTTTCCAACAACCAAGATGATCTTGCTGAAATTCTTCCTGCTGCCTCTGCTGGGTCAGTCATTGTGATTACAGTGTTCATTATCATAATCTCTTATGTGTACATCCTCTTCTCTGTACTGAAGATAAAGTCCACTGAAGGGAGATCCAAAGCTCTCTCAACTTGTACCTCCCACCTCACAGCAGTCACTCTGTTCTATGGGACCAGTACATTCATTTATGTGATGCCCAAGTCCAGCTACTCAACAGATCAGAATAAAGTGGTGTCTGTTTTCTACCCTGTAATGATCCCCATGTTGAACCCGCTGATCTACAGTCTAAGGAACAATGAAGTCAAAGGGGCCCTGAGGAAACTGATGAATAGGAAACATCGTTTTTCATGA